The Collimonas sp. PA-H2 genome contains a region encoding:
- the gspG gene encoding type II secretion system major pseudopilin GspG — protein MTRLAAACLEHPAPAPNQRRAGFTLLELLVVIVIIGLLAGMVAPRYFDQIGKSNTKIARAQIVSLEKALDQYRLDMGHYPSTDEGLDSLFVKPNNEEKWQGPYLKKAVPMDPWGRPYIYKSPGDHGELDLSTLGADGQPGGSGENADVGNWMSN, from the coding sequence ATGACGCGTCTCGCTGCCGCCTGTTTGGAGCATCCTGCGCCGGCCCCTAACCAACGGCGCGCAGGTTTCACGCTGCTTGAACTGCTCGTCGTCATCGTCATCATCGGCCTTCTCGCCGGGATGGTCGCTCCCCGTTATTTCGACCAGATCGGCAAATCCAATACCAAAATCGCGCGTGCCCAGATTGTGTCTCTGGAGAAAGCGCTCGATCAATACCGGCTTGACATGGGGCATTACCCCAGTACCGACGAAGGCCTCGACAGCCTTTTCGTGAAACCCAACAACGAAGAAAAATGGCAGGGGCCGTATCTGAAGAAGGCTGTGCCCATGGATCCATGGGGCCGTCCTTATATCTACAAATCGCCTGGCGACCATGGCGAACTGGACCTGAGCACGCTGGGCGCGGATGGACAGCCTGGCGGCAGCGGCGAGAATGCCGATGTCGGCAATTGGATGTCTAACTAG
- a CDS encoding outer membrane lipoprotein-sorting protein, whose product MNRFLWLAFGLASLAATPAMAVTAAANATAGKAVKAAAIDKAPASRLSAAQIVDRNVAARGGLQAWRAIGSVSMTGKIDAGGKKETALPFVMTMKRPHKSRFELRFQEQTAVQVYDGTQGWKVRPFLGRDEVEPYTPAEARSAATLADLDGPLIDYAAKGTTVELLGMEPVEGHSAYKLKLTMKDHVQRRMWIDAKSFLELKIDGEPRKLDGRMHNVAIYYRDYKTENGLTVPYLMETVVEGAKASHKISIQRVTLNPPADDAMFAKPQLTVAKVSSQ is encoded by the coding sequence ATGAACCGATTTCTCTGGCTGGCCTTTGGCCTGGCCTCACTGGCGGCCACGCCCGCCATGGCAGTTACCGCGGCTGCCAATGCCACGGCTGGCAAAGCCGTCAAAGCCGCAGCAATAGATAAGGCCCCGGCCAGCCGCCTGAGTGCGGCGCAGATCGTCGACAGGAATGTGGCGGCGCGCGGCGGACTGCAAGCCTGGCGTGCGATCGGCAGCGTCAGCATGACGGGGAAAATCGATGCCGGCGGCAAGAAGGAAACCGCGCTGCCGTTCGTGATGACCATGAAGCGGCCGCACAAGAGTCGCTTTGAGCTGCGCTTCCAGGAACAAACGGCAGTGCAGGTATACGACGGTACGCAAGGCTGGAAGGTCAGACCTTTTCTGGGACGCGATGAAGTCGAACCCTACACGCCTGCCGAAGCCAGATCGGCCGCTACCTTGGCGGATTTGGACGGTCCGCTGATTGACTATGCTGCCAAGGGCACGACGGTTGAGTTGCTGGGCATGGAGCCGGTGGAGGGACATAGCGCCTACAAGCTGAAGCTGACGATGAAAGACCACGTCCAGCGGCGCATGTGGATAGACGCCAAAAGTTTCCTGGAGCTGAAAATCGACGGCGAACCACGCAAACTCGACGGCAGGATGCACAACGTCGCCATTTACTACCGCGACTACAAGACCGAAAACGGCCTTACTGTGCCATATCTGATGGAGACTGTGGTCGAGGGCGCCAAAGCGAGCCACAAGATAAGCATTCAGCGTGTGACGCTGAATCCGCCGGCGGACGACGCCATGTTTGCGAAACCGCAGTTGACGGTGGCCAAGGTATCCAGCCAATAG
- a CDS encoding SCO family protein, with the protein MNTVIKSLAASVALAVLGSIAPLALAASVSAVNAPDPHAHHHHMMSEIMRSTVDYTPPPVSLTREDGKAVSFINELNDGRPVILTFIYTTCTSICPMISQTLSQLQTDLGSDRDKVHMMSISIDPEQDTPARLKEYARKYGAGPEWQHYTGTVAASIATQRAFDVYRGDKMNHNPVTLLRAAPGKPWLRIDGFATVAELLGAYHELVASK; encoded by the coding sequence ATGAATACAGTCATCAAATCCTTGGCTGCTAGCGTCGCGCTGGCGGTGCTGGGGAGCATTGCGCCGCTGGCCCTGGCCGCTAGCGTGTCCGCTGTAAACGCGCCTGATCCGCACGCTCACCATCATCATATGATGTCGGAGATCATGCGTTCGACGGTGGACTATACGCCGCCGCCGGTCTCGCTGACGAGGGAGGACGGTAAAGCCGTGTCGTTTATCAATGAACTCAATGACGGCCGGCCGGTCATCCTGACTTTTATCTATACCACCTGTACTTCGATCTGTCCGATGATCAGCCAGACTTTATCGCAGTTGCAGACTGACCTCGGCAGCGATCGGGACAAGGTGCACATGATGTCGATTTCGATCGATCCGGAGCAGGATACGCCTGCGCGTCTGAAAGAGTACGCAAGGAAATACGGAGCGGGACCTGAATGGCAGCATTACACCGGGACGGTGGCGGCGAGTATTGCAACGCAGCGTGCCTTCGATGTCTATCGCGGCGACAAGATGAACCATAACCCGGTGACGTTGCTGCGTGCGGCGCCTGGCAAGCCTTGGTTGCGGATCGATGGTTTTGCTACGGTGGCTGAGCTGCTGGGCGCCTACCATGAATTGGTAGCGTCGAAGTGA
- a CDS encoding cytochrome c gives MGDGERACVRIKKIFRGIVFARVQRPASLALVLFFVLALDAGTLSAAPATLASASVSSGGNPAADVGEAIFRRGIQGSGEPLEATREAGVRLQGADAACINCHRSSGLGAKAGRNTIPPITGRYLLHPRSKNMEDMDLPYVDGIRVDRDPYTDETIARAIRAGLNSEGQPLSYLMPQFALNDTDMTALIAYLKRLDKRRPPGVTDTVLHFATIITPDADPVKRRGMLDVLEHYFADKNASPLGATPRLRSSRKMMFMVNRRWQLHVWDLTGPAAGWEQQLKQHLEAEPVFAVVSGLGGKTWAPVHAFCEHEEIPCLFPNVETPVDAGSGSYSLYFSKGVMLEADLIAKKILDAGNGAVAKSVRQIYRADDNGEAGARELAAALKLHGIAVSSRVLAPGESVAKAVRGSANVDALVLWLRPADIAALANTAAPAVVFMSGLMGGLERSPLPPSWRGVTRLAYPFDLPDRRRVRVDYALGWFSIRRIPVVSIQVQADTYLACGLLAETLSHMVDTFVRDYLVERIDDMLERRILTGYYPRLTLASGQRFASKGGFIVRFAEPDGVRLVADGDWIVP, from the coding sequence ATGGGCGACGGGGAGCGCGCTTGTGTCAGGATAAAAAAAATTTTTCGTGGAATTGTTTTTGCACGAGTGCAGCGACCCGCATCGCTTGCGCTTGTGCTTTTTTTTGTATTGGCGCTTGATGCCGGCACCTTATCTGCCGCGCCGGCAACACTTGCAAGCGCCAGCGTGAGCAGCGGTGGCAATCCGGCGGCAGACGTCGGCGAAGCGATCTTCCGGCGCGGCATACAGGGTTCGGGCGAGCCGCTCGAGGCCACCCGCGAGGCTGGCGTACGGCTGCAGGGGGCGGATGCGGCCTGCATCAATTGCCATCGCTCCAGCGGTCTTGGCGCCAAAGCCGGCCGCAACACCATTCCGCCGATCACCGGCCGCTATCTGTTGCATCCGCGCAGCAAAAATATGGAGGACATGGATCTGCCCTACGTCGACGGCATACGCGTCGATCGCGATCCGTATACCGATGAGACCATCGCCAGGGCCATCCGCGCCGGCCTCAATTCCGAAGGCCAGCCGCTTAGCTATCTGATGCCGCAGTTCGCGCTGAACGACACCGACATGACGGCCTTGATCGCCTATCTGAAGCGTCTCGACAAACGCAGGCCGCCTGGAGTCACGGATACGGTATTGCACTTTGCCACCATCATCACGCCAGATGCCGATCCGGTGAAACGGCGCGGCATGCTGGATGTGCTCGAGCACTACTTCGCCGACAAGAACGCATCGCCGCTCGGTGCAACTCCGCGCCTGCGCAGCTCGCGCAAAATGATGTTCATGGTGAATCGCCGCTGGCAGCTGCATGTCTGGGACCTGACCGGCCCTGCGGCAGGCTGGGAGCAGCAGCTGAAACAGCATCTGGAAGCGGAGCCGGTGTTTGCGGTGGTGTCGGGATTAGGCGGCAAGACCTGGGCGCCGGTGCACGCCTTCTGCGAACATGAGGAAATACCCTGTCTCTTTCCGAACGTCGAGACGCCAGTCGACGCCGGCAGCGGCTCTTATTCCCTGTATTTTTCCAAGGGGGTCATGCTGGAAGCGGATCTGATCGCAAAGAAGATTCTCGACGCGGGCAATGGCGCTGTAGCAAAGAGCGTGCGTCAGATCTATCGCGCCGACGACAACGGCGAGGCTGGCGCCCGGGAACTTGCCGCGGCATTGAAACTTCATGGCATTGCTGTCTCAAGCCGCGTGCTGGCGCCTGGCGAGAGCGTGGCCAAAGCGGTGCGCGGGTCAGCAAACGTGGATGCGCTTGTTCTGTGGCTGCGTCCAGCCGATATTGCTGCGCTCGCCAACACGGCAGCGCCGGCCGTTGTATTCATGTCTGGACTGATGGGCGGACTCGAACGCTCGCCGTTGCCGCCGAGCTGGCGCGGCGTCACGCGCCTGGCCTATCCCTTCGACCTGCCGGACCGCCGGCGCGTCCGCGTCGACTATGCGCTCGGCTGGTTCTCGATCCGGCGCATCCCGGTTGTCTCTATCCAGGTGCAGGCAGATACCTATCTTGCATGCGGCCTGCTTGCAGAAACGCTGAGCCATATGGTCGACACGTTTGTCCGCGACTACCTGGTCGAGCGCATTGACGACATGCTGGAACGCCGGATCCTGACTGGCTATTATCCGCGCCTGACGCTTGCATCGGGTCAGCGCTTTGCCTCCAAGGGAGGATTTATCGTCCGTTTCGCCGAACCTGACGGCGTGCGGCTGGTGGCTGACGGCGACTGGATTGTGCCGTAG